In Nicotiana tabacum cultivar K326 chromosome 19, ASM71507v2, whole genome shotgun sequence, one DNA window encodes the following:
- the LOC107831852 gene encoding xylulose 5-phosphate/phosphate translocator, chloroplastic, with translation MLTLNLLPSTNVTLSKSLLKYSFDPNLVSRNQKLRDLCSPALPFTKPSGSRNGHPFTCSANPSSQISQSRLDFSKILRHPFGFSSRNKTQILEAASGTPEEVSPDGEIEASKPKVNMKLALIFGLWYFQNIVFNIYNKKVLNIFPYPWLLASFQLFCGSVWMLILWSFKLQPCPKINKSFIIALLGPALFHTIGHISACVSFSKVAVSFTHVIKSAEPVFSVVFSSFLGDTYPLAVWLSILPIVFGCSLAAVTEVSFNIGGLSGAMISNVGFVLRNIYSKRSLQNFKEVDGLNLYGWISIISLFYLFPVAVFVEGSQWVTGYHKALATIGKPSTFYIWVLLSGIFYHLYNQSSYQALDDISPLTFSVGNTMKRVVVIVATVLVFRNPVRPLNALGSAIAIFGTFLYSQATAKKPKKEAVEKKE, from the coding sequence ATGCTCACTTTAAATCTTCTTCCATCCACTAATGTCACTCTCTCCAAATCCCTCCTCAAGTACTCTTTTGATCCAAATCTGGTAAGCAGAAACCAAAAGCTGAGAGATTTGTGCTCTCCTGCTCTCCCTTTCACCAAACCCTCTGGTTCTAGAAATGGCCACCCTTTTACGTGTTCTGCAAATCCCAGTTCTCAGATCTCTCAATCAAGATTGGATTTTTCCAAAATCTTGAGACACCCATTTGGATTTTCTTCAAGAAATAAAACTCAGATACTTGAAGCAGCCTCTGGAACCCCAGAAGAAGTGAGCCCAGATGGGGAGATTGAAGCTTCAAAGCCTAAAGTGAATATGAAACTGGCTCTCATTTTTGGTCTGTGGTACTTTCAGAACATTGTGTTTAACATATATAACAAGAAGGTATTGAACATCTTTCCTTATCCATGGCTTCTTGCTTCTTTCCAGCTATTTTGTGGTTCTGTTTGGATGTTAATTCTGTGGTCTTTTAAGCTGCAACCTTGTCCAAAGATAAACAAATCATTCATCATTGCCCTTCTTGGACCTGCCTTGTTTCACACTATAGGCCATATCTCAGCTTGTGTTTCATTTTCTAAAGTGGCTGTTTCTTTCACTCATGTTATTAAGTCTGCAGAACCTGTTTTCTCTGTTGTGTTTTCGTCATTTCTTGGTGATACATATCCTCTAGCAGTCTGGCTTTCAATTCTTCCTATTGTCTTTGGTTGCTCTTTGGCTGCTGTTACTGAAGTGTCCTTCAATATTGGGGGCTTGTCCGGTGCTATGATCAGTAATGTCGGGTTTGTTCTTCGCAACATTTATTCGAAAAGGAGCTTACAGAATTTTAAGGAAGTGGATGGCTTGAACCTGTATGGTTGGATAAGTATAATATCATTGTTTTATCTATTTCCAGTAGCAGTGTTTGTGGAAGGTTCCCAATGGGTCACAGGTTATCACAAAGCTCTTGCAACTATAGGAAAACCTTCTACATTTTATATATGGGTTCTCTTATCCGGAATTTTCTACCATCTATATAACCAATCTTCTTACCAAGCGCTGGATGATATTAGTCCCCTGACGTTTTCGGTGGGTAATACAATGAAGAGAGTGGTGGTGATTGTCGCCACTGTGTTGGTATTCAGGAATCCAGTCAGGCCTCTAAATGCACTTGGCTCCGCTATTGCCATATTTGGAACTTTCTTGTACTCACAGGCAACGGCTAAAAAACCAAAGAAAGAGGCAGTGGAAAAGAAGGAATAG